In Tindallia magadiensis, the DNA window AGGGAGAAAAACGCCGATTAAGCGTAGCTTCCATGCTGGCAACCGACCAGCAACTGCTGATCTTGGATGAGCCTAGCTTTGGTCAAGATTATCAGAATACGTATAAACTGATGAACCTGGTCAAAGCCCGACAATTAAAAGGATGCACCGTGGTAATGATTACGCATGATATGCGATTGGTCTGGGAATATGCTACAGAGGTAGCTTTGCTGTCGGAAGGAAAGCTAGCCTATACTGGCGATCCAGAAGGTCTTTTTTATCAGAAAGACCTTCTGGAAGCTTGCTCCTTGAAGCCGCCTTTACCCTTGCATATGATGAAAGGCTTGGAGTCGGTGGAAAAAAGAGGGTCTATAAAAAAGCCAGGTGATTTGAAGGAAGATGCTCTGAAAGCAGGTGCTTTGAATGTTTAACTATTATGAAGGACAGTCTATTTTACATCAGATGAATCCAGTACTAAAACTAGCTAGCATTGGATTTAGCATGATTCTCCTGACCTTTTCCTTCGACCCTTTTGTTCCCTTTGTGTTGATCATAATCTTGCTGAACTTGTCCTACTGGATGGGAAAAGTACCCTTCACAGCCATGTTGAAAGGCTTGCTTCCTTTTGTCTTGTTAGCCTTTGGTTTTTTTATGATGCAGGTACTATTTCCGCGTAGTGGTGATGAAATTTTATTTTTTTCAATAGGACCTTTTACGATTTCTCAACAAGCTTTTTGGCGGGGGTGTGCCTTAGCTTTTCGGGTGCTTGCCTATGCCGCCTATGCCCTGCTTTTTGTTGCTACCACCGATCCTACCGAATTATTACTGAGCTTGATGCAACAGACAAAATTATCTCCTAAATACGGGTATAGTATGTTGGCGGCCTATCGATTTTTT includes these proteins:
- a CDS encoding energy-coupling factor transporter transmembrane component T family protein is translated as MFNYYEGQSILHQMNPVLKLASIGFSMILLTFSFDPFVPFVLIIILLNLSYWMGKVPFTAMLKGLLPFVLLAFGFFMMQVLFPRSGDEILFFSIGPFTISQQAFWRGCALAFRVLAYAAYALLFVATTDPTELLLSLMQQTKLSPKYGYSMLAAYRFFPLYQSEFATLKEAHLVRGGKERKGIKGKGEELYRYAIPLLAQAIRKAERVAIAMEARGFTGERGRCYFKKISLRWTDGVLAIALFSLVPAVMFMMHHFEVLYVWDGSLFF